In Rutidosis leptorrhynchoides isolate AG116_Rl617_1_P2 chromosome 6, CSIRO_AGI_Rlap_v1, whole genome shotgun sequence, the DNA window ATTTTGCACTGAACAATGTATGTGTACTACACATACGGAATCCACTAAATATAGAAATCCCATCCAAACTTTGCACTAATAATGCTTGTTGTCTTGACTAACATGGCATTGTGTGTGAGAGAGATAGGTAAAGTCATCAAGTTTGCTATACTTTTCAACAGTGGAAAAAGTCATACGACGTAAAAAACGGATCAAGTCATATGCGGCGAGCACCAACCTCATTAGCAAAGATCTTGAAAGTGACACTGTTGCCTTTATTTCATGTTGGATGGATGAGGTAGAGCATCTGTAATTCAGTGTATGGTGGACATAGTTTTTTTTGTCACATCAATAAGAAAAAGAACTGCACATTTTCCTTCTTTTTGAATAAAGGGACTTTGATTTGTTGTTGAACCAATTCGAGTTTTTCGTTATGCTTTTGCACGATTTATTGTACTTGTGTTACTTTAAGGTGGAGGTAGCACTATAGGTTGCATGCTAAATTGATGCCAATTAGAATGAAAAAGGTTCCTTTAATTGCGTCTTAACTTTCTCATGGTTCTAAAAGTCAAGTCGGCTGACTAGTTAGGATTTTGAACTAGTCCGCTCGGACTAGTCCAGGTTGGTCAAAAGTTTCCGGTCAACGTCAGTCAACCGGCCAAAATCAAAAAGTCGAATTTAGTCATTCAAAGTGGGATTTATTCGGTCAAAGTCAGTCAACATCGCAAGCGAAAACAGTCAAAGTCAATTCTGCCGACTAGTCGGGATTTTGAACTAGTCCGCTCAGACTAGGCCAGGTTGGTCAAAAGTTGCCGGTCAACCAGTTAAAATTGAAAAAGTCTAATTTAGTTGGTTAAAGTGAGATTTAttcggtcaaagtcagtcaaaattggtcaacatttcAAGTGAAAACAGTCGAAGTCAAAAATGGCCAATTTCCGACTAATACGTGAACACACctttagtcaaagttggtcaacatgCGATAAATCACCCTTCAAGGTCCAACCCGACTAGTGAATATTTGGATAACAGAATATGATGCAGAAAAAACAATGTATTCCCTACAAACATCATCTGATATATTCCTTGTTGCTTTATGTCTTGAAACACCTTTTGATGCTTATCTTCATGTGTTTATATAGGAAATATTTTTACAGATAAAAGAATATATTTGCTTGTACGTAAGCATGCAAATATATCTGCAGGATACATGTAATATATATTATGCTCACTATCCTTATCCACCTTCCAACAATGACAATTAATTAACATTAATAGAACATATCATGATGTAATGTACATCTTAGTGCTTACGCAATCAAGGAAAACAGACACTTTAGAAGCTATTTTCAGCAGTGTTGGTGTCTGAATTAAACTTCTCATGTTCTAATTTTCTATATGCATGATTTGTTTCTTATGTAACCGAAACAAATAACTATCAAATTAATTAGGCGTATTGGTAATTAAaacattttcttttgtttttttctgACCTTTTTACTAATCTATGTTGGAAATACTACCAAACATGCTGAAACATTGTGTTTGTGTCACCATTACATGTCAAAATAACTACTACAAGTGGGAATTATGTAAATgagcattaatattaataatatttatatttatataaaatataaatataatataatattcaaATTTGATACTACAAATATCAAAATCAGTAAGAAAGATTGTCGACATATAATTAGAAGAGAATCTTAAGTACTTTCTAGTAGAGCCTATTAGATCTAGTTGACAGTCCGTACTAATTACAACACATGTAAAATTATAAGCATAGCCAAAACAACTATAAATACACCAAATGGTCCATTAAGCAACACATCTCATTACCACTTACAAGTATATCTTTAACTATTTATTATCCTATTGCCTTAACCCAAATTGACAACCAAATTTGTTGACTACTAATGGATGGAAAGAAACTTGAATACAAAGGAGAAGAGGCTTTGAAAGAGCTTCAAAAGCTAACAACAGAAGCTGATAAAGTGCAAGAAGAATTGCTGAAAGCAATCTTAACAAGGAACAAAAAAACCGAATACCTTCAACAGTACATGAAAGAATTGTCAACGAACGATGTACAAGAGTTCAAGCAGAAGGTACCAGTCATCACATATAAAGAGATCTATCCTTATATCCAGAGGATAGCTAATGGTGAAGACTCATCTGTGATCTCTGGTCACCCCATAACAGAGATGCTAAGCAGGTAATTTTTAACggttaaccactttttataacattTTAGCACGCACATTTAGTTTAATGGCTAAACcataactatttttttttttttttttttttttttttgcagctcGGGGACGTCGGGTGGAAAGCCTAAGATAATGCCATCAATTGCAGAAGATCTTGACCGTCGAACTTTTGTCTATAACTTGATCATGCCAATCATAAATCAGTTAAATAACCGAACCACTAATCAACagtttattattatatttcttttatattcatGATTTATTGATAATGTGCCCGCCATCCATTTCGGTGACAGGTATGTTACGGGTCTTGATGAAGGTAAGGCGATGTTTCTATATTTTGTGAAAGCCGAGATGTCTACTCCGTGCGGTTTACCAACACGAACGGTGCTCACGAGCTACTACAAAAGTAAGCATTTCAAGGCGAGATCACGTGGCCTATACAACGATCAAACGAGCCCAGACGAAACCATTTTGTGTGAAGACAGCAACCAAAGCATGTATTGTCAGCTGTTAGCAGGACTAATCCACCGCCAACAAGTCATGCGACTAGGAGCCGTATTCGCATCCGCTTTGCTACGTGCAATCTCGTTCCTTGAACGGAATTGGGTTAGTTTATGCAACGATATCCGCACGGGCCAACTGAACCCTATGGTTACTGATTCTGGTTGCCGGTTAGCCATGTCCGCCATGCTCAAACTGGCTGACCCTCGTCTAGCAGACGAGATCGAGAACATTTGTAGCCGTCGATCATGGAAAGGAATAGTGTGTGACTTATGGCCTAAGGCTAAGTATATCGAGGCGGTGGTTACCGGGTCGATGTCCCAATATATACCGGCTCTTGAGTACTATAGTAGGGGTAAGTTACCATTAGTGTGCACAATGTATGCATCATCTGAATGTTATTTTGGGGTCAATATAAACCCATTTTGTGATCCTGCAAATGTTGCGTTTACACTCTTACCGAACATGTGCTACTATGAATTCATACCATTGGGTGATAACGAGACGTATGGTAATGATGACGAAGAGATCTCGCTCGATAAGCTTGTTAAGCTGGTGAATGTCAAACTTGGTTGCTACTATGAATTGGTGGTCACAACATTTTCAGGCAAGTTTctcaattttaatattaattaaaaatgaaTAGCATAGATTcaactttaaaaataaaaaataaaaaataaatcaaaACACATAGATCTCATCAAACACCTTATCTGTAAGGCATATATATTATACAACTCAGACTCAGTCAGTCATATCATCAAACACCTTATCTACATTAGCAACAAAAATTGCTTATACCACAAACTTTCAATAACAAGAATCTTGTTACTGAAAGTTTCTGGTAAAAACAACTTTTTTTTTGCTAATGCAGATCCACTGGGGCGGGCGCCCCCCTTGCCCCTACATAAAACCGCCCCTGAACAAGATGAAGTTTCTAAAAAAGTTGTGTTTGGTTAATGCAGGACTAAACCGATATCGCATTGGAGATGTGCTCCAAGTAACTGGATTTCACAACCGGGCCCCACAATTTCGGTTCATCTGCAGAAGAAATGTGATTCTAAGCATCGACAGTGACAAAACTAACGAAGAAGATCTGCACAAAAGCATCATGGCAGCAAAAAGACTATTAGATCCTTACAACGCTCTACTTGTAGAATACACCAGCTACGCTGACACGTCATCCGTGCCAGGTCACTACGTCATCTACTGGGAGATCAAATATTGCACACCCTCAATTCTAGACAAGGTCACCTCTGCACTTAGCCCTAAAGTGCTTGAAGATTGCTGTATTGCAATTGAAGAAGATCTTGATTATATATACAGGCGACTTCGCACTAAAGACAAGTCAATTGGACCACTTGAGATACGGGTCGTTAAGCCGGGCACATTTGAATCGTTAATGGACTTGTTTATTAAACAGGGTGCTTCCATTAATCAGTATAAAACTCCAAGGTGCATTAAGTCTGATGCTGCATTGAATCTGCTTAACGCTAATGTGAAGGCGTGTTTCTTTAGTCCCCGAGACCCCACGTGGATCGCTTTATAGACGTAACTATTTTATAAGTAATAACATATTCTCCATTTAGGTAGGGGAATGGGATGGGTAAGTTGTGAAATTTTGCCCAGTTTTGTCTAAGCTAATAACTTACCTTTGATGTGATCTAACTAGGTAACGATCTTTTAATGTGTTTTACTCCTATCATTGACGAAGAATAAcattattataagttttattatgtATGATCCTTGTTAAGTTTTACTCGAAATAACAATCTAGTATCACCTGTTACTGCTATGATATATAATACTCCACTTCTAAGAGTAGCCTGACTGAAAAACTTATCTATTTATCTGATGAGCCAAGCAACTATGATAATGATCATGATCATATACACTATAAGTCAACTCGTTATCACATGTCATTTACAAGCCCGGCGTATTTCGGATGCTTGAAGGCCCCGCTGACCCGAAGTGATTTAGAAAATCGATGGTGATCGTTATCCCATATATATTTGAATTACATATTTACTTTCATCTTGATCTTATtatgatatttatttattatgtattcATCATATATCAAACCTCCTCATATGTCACATATGTGAGATTAATCGGGTGTTGTTgttgtatattataatatgtacatatacatatatatacgtgaTGATGTAGAGATCATTGTTGGAATACGAATCAAGTTAACCAATCAAACAAAAGTCGAAGTTAGTGTTGTTGCAGGTCACGCGAACTGGAAGCAAACCTCGCGTCTACAAGGTGCAAACTTTTTGTCGCGTCGTGAAAGAATGTTCGATGTACATCTCGCGAACGCGAAGAACAAATGGTCGTGGAACTCGCGATTCGACTTTGGACTCTTCGTTGTATCGCGATTCTAActcgttttgaaatgtcccgttcatattgattataaacgttccatattaattgatttcgtcgcgagcttttgacctctatatgagatgtttttcaaagactgcattcatttttaaaacaatcataacctttattttatcgataaaggtttaaaaagcattacgtagattatcaaataatgataatctaaaatataccgtttacacacgaccattacataatggtttacaataagaatatattacatcaaaaataagtttcttgaatgcagtttttacataatatcatacaagcatggactccaaatcttgtccttattttagtatgcaacaacggaagctcttaataatcacctgagaataaacatgcttaaaacgtcaacaaaaatgttagtgagttataggtttaacctatatattatcaaatcataataatagaccacaagatttcatatttcaatatacatcccatacatagagataaaattcattcatatggtgaacacctggcaaccgacattaacaagatgcatataagaatatccccatcattccgggacatccatcggacatgatataaaaactcgaagtactaaagcatccgctacaacggatggggtttgttgggcccaatagatctatctttaggattcgcgtcaattagtagactggtttactaattcttaggttaccaagtaaaaaggggcatattcggcttcgatcgttcaaccatagaaagtactttcatgtacttgtgtctattttgtaaaacatttaaaaagctgcatgtattctcatcccaaaatattagattttaaaagtgggactgtaactcactttcacatatttttactttgtcgagaagtaaaacttggccactggtcgattcacgaacctataacaaatatgtacatatatatcaaagtatgttcaaaatatatttacaacattttttataacaaccctcatattttcatacctgaattgactaatttgactatagggttgttatccatacgtaatatataattaaattcgacgttgatcaaatatttatttttagttgacacgttctgttaactaaagtttacactaattatataaaataactttagttaatattaatgcgtattatatttaaaactatatgtaacataattattaattaaatgataagttattttaatcattatagatatttttagcttataaaaaaaataaaaataaaaagaaataagattttttttaataaattaaataatgagcccatgaattttgactgaatattttcaaaaacaaaaacttattaaaaacatttttaaaatgtttttattattttgtcaaaattgacacctttattttattatttttttttcttttcaccaaccattttttacctataaatacatggctcctcattcattttttcttgccatacacaaaaacttaagttattctctcaaaaccttgaagaaaatttgaggtactttctatttttattaattttttttcaatattgtcatttatatttatatttattgtatattctttgtaaaattcgaaattaattatgtttatatgttataattagtattataagttttATGATGCATAAATAtttttttgataatttatggaatattatttataattaaatactaattatgtagtgtttaaacgtaaaaataatgtaaaattcgtaataaatacttttaaccaaaaataaaatatatataacttttttctgagtttttaaaacttatatagatctgaaaaaattataaaaataaatacttgggtcgaattggtatttattatataattaaactctattattatgtaattcaaaggtaaattaagaataaatataaaataataaaaaaatattttttaaatatttttctacaggttattagactgatagaaacttataaaaattataaaaataattatttgggtttatttagtaattatgtagaattaaaattgttttgtgaatacattaagggtaaaaacaaaaataaatacaaaaatataataaaaacgttttcttaaatttttctactaatctatatgattaactaagactataaaaattatgtatgtaatttttagatatttaatttattgtttagacatttttgaataatgttcgattaataaaacactattatttttgaagtaatttaggtatttatttaaaggtaattatatttaatatatataagacatactaaggtataataactaaatattaaataaaacttaggttatattatcacatatataattattaagtacattaataattcgttgtgtgtatacacctaaagtgaaggttaatcaaagataatgtataattcatgtgaacttcatcgctactcacggtcgtaagtgaatgatgtctaggttgccatttatgggtaagcttgtggatctcgaatgccatgacttagattctggtcaagaatcctgggcccctggttacatctggtcattcctgacttatttgatagcaacgaagtttgagtaaagttatacaacgtcttgctaaagattaacccgaactttctaaaattggaaaattactataagtggaaactttccataaatagtaaccttctgaaaatggaaattctttagtgaaccattactatcaatatagtactatatactattgtctgttaggcaatgtctgatcatacgttctatctctaggttgagatctcggtcacgtccttccgttcaattctttcgtgtgctactaaggtgaacttcatagccccactttttactgtttcataactgttttataacttttggggtgagacacatgcttgctttataactgttttacgcttagacacaagtactaaattgttaactatgctgtcttgctttgattcatgctaaatctctaccgtaatatcgttaattgctatgtttaaatgcaaacttaattattgtgaataggcctattgagagtaacgtctctaaccattcgaccgttggtatttggttacataataatgattccacgacactgacagtacaaggtgtcatagggtaaacttgtttagtagcgatattacaaaatgcagcaacacatttagattgatatttctatatcaatcaaatttaaactaaatcttgtggtctaaaactttggatattatttataaacctatgaatttcactcaacctttttggttgacactttaagcgtgttttgtctcaggtgatgattgagctagctgctacttgctactagatgattgatgtatgctttgctgcttgcatggagtccatcattcatatttatcattttgtttaagacattttccatttactatactcttatgatgtaaaactttgaataatgcttccgctgtttatttaataaataaaacgtctcatttagagtcgttctcgcttatacaactgtgttatgatatgattggtcacaattacccctggtccattttgggggtgtgacagattggtatcagagcaggttgttgtagagaaccaggattgcatcttatgtgtgcctt includes these proteins:
- the LOC139853231 gene encoding putative indole-3-acetic acid-amido synthetase GH3.9: MDGKKLEYKGEEALKELQKLTTEADKVQEELLKAILTRNKKTEYLQQYMKELSTNDVQEFKQKVPVITYKEIYPYIQRIANGEDSSVISGHPITEMLSSSGTSGGKPKIMPSIAEDLDRRTFVYNLIMPIINQYVTGLDEGKAMFLYFVKAEMSTPCGLPTRTVLTSYYKSKHFKARSRGLYNDQTSPDETILCEDSNQSMYCQLLAGLIHRQQVMRLGAVFASALLRAISFLERNWVSLCNDIRTGQLNPMVTDSGCRLAMSAMLKLADPRLADEIENICSRRSWKGIVCDLWPKAKYIEAVVTGSMSQYIPALEYYSRGKLPLVCTMYASSECYFGVNINPFCDPANVAFTLLPNMCYYEFIPLGDNETYGNDDEEISLDKLVKLVNVKLGCYYELVVTTFSGLNRYRIGDVLQVTGFHNRAPQFRFICRRNVILSIDSDKTNEEDLHKSIMAAKRLLDPYNALLVEYTSYADTSSVPGHYVIYWEIKYCTPSILDKVTSALSPKVLEDCCIAIEEDLDYIYRRLRTKDKSIGPLEIRVVKPGTFESLMDLFIKQGASINQYKTPRCIKSDAALNLLNANVKACFFSPRDPTWIAL